A region of the Megalops cyprinoides isolate fMegCyp1 chromosome 21, fMegCyp1.pri, whole genome shotgun sequence genome:
AGGGAAAGTCCTGCAgatgtaaacacaaacatggcTGTATCTGACAGCACTTGGCTGCTGGATCTCAGGACTCAGGAGACTGTTCAAAGCCACTGGAAAGGCTGTCTTTGCCTATTTGTCAGAATcagtgcacagagagagacctggCACTGACAGCCCCCTTGCATAATGTTATTCTTAGTCAGTGTTTGCTTATTTCTCTAAAGTAAATCATAGAAAGCTCTGCTAATGACCTTTTGTATGTGCAGGGATATGAGCCAGAGGGTCACTGTTAGCCCAGTATATGGGGTTATAAGCCAGTGACTTGCTGTTAGGCCAGTATATAGTGATATGAGGATATGGGTGGATATGAgttgtgtctgcctgtgctATAGATGGAGATGCGCTCCCAGGACCAGGTTCTGATCCGGCAGCTGATGGAcctgcatgctgggatacaggAGCTGAAGCTGGAGTACACTGAAGCTGAGgctgaggaggaagaagaggaagaggaggaagaggagggctgGGACTCAGGGGGTGAAGCTGGGGGTGGCAGCATCTATTCCAGCTCAGGGGAGGTGGGgttttcctcctccccctcagctAGCAGCATGCCCGTGGCCTCCCTTTTCTATCCCGGGAGGTCACTGCCCAGACGAGCCTTCAGCCGCAGGAGCTCCGTCCCCTAACCCCCAACAGGTCCTCCCCTGgtcacactgcagtcacactCAATTGGTAGAAACAAGGTTTTCAACCTAATTCTAGagctgtttgcctttttttcaaaGGCCTAAACTGAAGTGTCCCTTTCTTGGTGTCACCCCCTTGTGTTTCCACATCCTTCATGCTTATTAACCGTATTTCCAAGAACCCCCCCATAACAACCCCTTAAAGTGTCCTTAAAGCTGGGAGGTAGTTTTGACCCGGTTTGAAAACCGAAGAGATAGACCACTGTAAAATGTCTCCAGGGTCAGAAGCCCAGAACTCAGGGGAATCTTTACATCATTACAGTACTTCAGCTCTTATCAGCACCTCTGCAACATATCTCCATTCCAATTCACCTGGTTAAACATGACTCTCAGAGTAGAGGGACCACCTGGTTCACCATATACATCTCATCATTGATCTCCACATTGACTCACTCACAGTCTACAAACTCGTGATGGATGGCATTGGGTTTGACTAATAACAGTTCAAAAAGCAAAGTTTATAGGCTGGTGCTGTATGCTTTGCTTGTAAAGAATCAGTTCATtcccctgtgctgctgctgtttcatagTTCACTGGAGCTGACAAACAAAATGACTCTTTTTAGTCTTACTTAACTCTTATATTAGTACCACATCTGTTGAGATCCCCGTTAGAAAGGACAAACTCTAGACTATGCCATAGAAACACATTAGTGTTTACTGTACCTCATGTTTTATAGACTGTTAAAAGGGCCCATTCAAGAGAGCTAAATGCCAGATCTTACAGTTTAAGGAAGAAGATGAATGCTTTGTGCTTTAATTGTCCCCTTTAAAAGTCCATTTGTTTACAGGCCATAGAACCCCTATTCCAAGCTGCAGTTTAGAATGTGAGCGTCGGGCCTAAGCAAAGATTAAATGACTTCCTTGTATATAAATCTTTAACATGCAATGATCTCACTGGGTCATATTCTAAATAATACCCTTTACATTACACATGAATGTTAAAGGTCATACATTTCAACCTCTGAATCTGACACACTGACGTTCTTATTCTGCTCCCTCACAAGGGTCTATCTAAATGCCAAGCAACAGTGCATTCTTTCATACTGGTGTGATTTCACAAATTTGCTAAGAATGATGCCCAAATGTTTTATCATGTATGatattttatcatattaagAAGGGCTATACAATTTTAAAACTCAGTATGATGTTCTTTTGCATTGTGTCATACATGTTACGTCATGTATGTTGAAATTGCCACTGCCTGATGGAGATTTTCATTAACAAAGCCGTGCTTTATGTGTGGAAAGTGGTGGGATTGTAGCGGTCATTCACAGGTGACACTCAGAATGCTGTTCGACGTTATTGTTTATCTCACAGGAGATGGTCTCATGACAGAGTATCAGGTTAACCTGCTAaaagtaaaatcaaacaaaatggatCCAAGACCATCTGTTTGCTGCACAAAGGAGGATGTAGGCCTAGACCTTTTCAATTACACCACAATTCAGAGTAGAGTAAGTCAAGTCCTAAAACATGATGGCTGTGTGTTGTCCgaaaaggggaagagaaagTGACCATGAAAATAACCTGTAATTTAAGATGACGTCGCTTTTCAAGTGtgatagctttttttttttttacttggagGCAATTATAAGAGGAGAAAATAAGAGAGAAGAAATAAGAGGAGTGGGTTCAAAAAGAAGTTAACTGAATTTCAGGTCAACCAgaatatcacatttttgtttttgctctggtTATTGTTTAGATTTTCCTCAGACCCTGTGCAGAAGAAGACAAAAGATATGTATGATACTGCAACAAATTTCCAGTTCGGTGGTGAATGTTCCCTCAGATGCTGCAGGCTTTGGTAGAGGGGCGGGTACTTACACTTTAATGCCTCGTGATATGCAGAGTTATTAGGGGTTAAAGTAGCTTTTGCTGGGcacaatatttttatgaattcagAAGCATATTACACAATCGACAAAAAGTAAATCCTGTTCTGATCAGTCTCCAATTTGAATGTAATCCCCTCTAATCTTGGAAATAGCATCAGAAATTTTCTCTAGAGTTTAGTATTTCTGCAGTTGTCAACTGGAGTGAATACAGCTACTTGTGCATTCAAAGCCTGGgacatttttattaatcaaGCATTTCGTTAACTAAATTAATAGGTAGACGACGAAGAGCACAATTTACacaatgtacaaatgtacaggAGAAGCTCAGAAATATTGTATTATCTAATTTAGATCGTGTAAAATCAACCAAAGAAGTTGAAAAAATCGAAATAACAAACAACTCAGTATAGTACGTATTTGGTATGAATATCACAGAAGACATTTCCTTTTTGTATGTTCGATATTTTATTGGGGATACTAATGTCCTTTGTCATTTTAGGGCCTAAAAACACTGCTATTAAGTACAAGGCAGGAAAACAACACCGTCCGCCTCCACAAACGGGGGTATGCCTTGGACAGTTCAACACAGAACTCACATAATGTGAGAGCCTTCCGCACTCACGGTCTGAGGAAATGTAAACTATGAAGGGACTAAGCCCTGATTGATATCCCTTTTGATTGCTCTCTAGTCCTGACAGATGAACTTTCGTTCATTCTCACTCTTAATAACCAGTGGACAAGTACCCCTCTTGGTACGCTTTGATAATAAAGACTGTAAAACACCATTTCTGTGTCTAGGCGTATATTTCTCCCGGCTAGTTTATTCCCTTTGCATGTTATCACAGCATACGGAACCGGTGCTATTTGTTACAGCACATCATGTAGTGTTCAGCATGCCACTCTAAAGATCTGGTCTTAAAACTGTTCATGGAAAATATAAGTGGGCTTACTTGTCCTGGGGTTGGTGTGTGTAACTCCAAAAACCTGACAAGGTCTTGCCTGTAAATTCGCTAGTGGTAAGATCAGTGGTATTTCATTCTAGCAATTTTCTTATAATATATAAGCATATATTCCACAGACATTTACTAAACACAATGTCCATTTTGTTGCCCCCTTGCTATACTGGACATAACTTCACCTGAACTTTACCCcagattttctttcttctttcgATTGATCTGAGGTGAGTGCAGTGTAGTTACGTATTAACTCACGCTTTTGTTAACGTTGGACACAAGGTCTATcctgcaaaacaacagaaatgccTACGTCTGTTGTTCTCTCACCTTAGATCTGAAACAATCCTCATGAAATACTCGTCCTTAAAGCGCACACTGTCCCATGACTTAAAACAGTTTAACATCAAGCACACATACAAGTCTTTGCAAAGTGTCCACCTTCTTCGGGACTGCCCACAGAGCATCCACACGGACGTTCATCTGAAAAGAAGGGAAATTCGGTCTCCTCTGGAGGACACCATCCAATATGCTTCCGCAAGTTATTGCTGCGGCTACAGCTGACTCGCCGTGTCAATCGTCCCATGCTGAACACTTCAGACGCTGCAGCGGCACTGCGTTTCCCCAGTGTTCGTATGAAGGGCCAGTCATTCGTAGAAGGTCCTGCTAAAAAtctgctgggggggagggggggggggggtcctctcAGTTGCTCCCGGGAGGAGGTCAGTCCTGCCCCGCCCCCGCTGGGTCCAGAGTGATGCCATTGCTCTCCTGCCTTAGTTTTTGAATCTCGCTGTTCAGACCCAGCAGGGTTTCCGCCAGCTGCCGGTCCTGGGACCGCATCTCCAGCTGTAGTTCAATCGTGCAAAatcagttcacacacacacacacacacacacacacacaacctcaacAGCAACCACCATGCCAGTTCATCGGGAATCAGTGTTGATATCATACCATGTGTAAATGTGCTACATCATCAATAGATGCAGATACATTTTGGCACAGTCATGTAGTGTTACAGTACATTGACAGAAGTGCTGGTAAATTAATAAGCCAACACTATTCTAAAAAGCTGGTAAACTACATATATGTTTAAATCAAAACCCAAAAGGAAAGTAGCAATTCACAAAAAGCAGAAGACCAAACAGATGTATGAATGCACTGATATTCCAGTTACTCACCAGTTCTGTCCTCAGCCAGGTTATGGCTCCATCAATCTTGGCTCTGCGGAGTTCTTCACTGGCTTGGTAGTTCCTTCCAATACTGTTGACCGAGTCGGCACCAGAACCAGCAGCAGTCAACGGTTCCCCAGTCACCCTGAAGGCGTGGATTAGCTTGTTCTTGATGTTCTCCAGCACCATGGTGGACAGGGTGTCTTCGCACTGAGTCTCAGGGTTCATGCTTCTCTCTGAGGGAAGCTGGCAGTGCCCTGGATCCTGCAAGTGGGATGGACTGGGCtgtcaatgtgtgtgcatgaggagagagagagagagagagagagagagagagagagagagagagtatgtatgtatgtgtgtgtaagacagaacagaaggaggagagtgtgtgagtttgtgtgtatgaaagtgagaaagaggagagtgagtgagtgagtgtgtgtgtgtgtgtgtgtgtgtgtgtgaaagagagagaagagagtgtatgagtgtaaatgagagaaaaatgtgtgactgcgtgcatgtgtgcttctgaagcttgtgagtgtgtgtgtgtgtccttgccCCACTCACCTCCCCCCTCATGGAGTCCTTCAAGTTCAGTATGCTCCCCTTTCTCTACTATCCTCACTCGACTTCTTTCTGGACTCCCTCCgttttttctctcactgttttcTTGCTTGCCCGAACCAGCTGACTGTCGCTGAACGTGTTTCACTCTATCTTCCCCTTTTTCTCAGGACTTGTCCTCCTTCcatccagctctctctctctctctctctctcactctctctctcagcaaaGAGACTGCCACCTATATTCTGCAGACGTTTGCCTGTCTTCTTTCAGCAGTTTCTCATGCCCCTCCCCAGTTGGGGACAagcttgttttgtcactgttaCTATGGAAAACCAGGCCCCCCTCCCTTGGTAACCCCAATGAGAATGGTGGAAGATTTGGGACAAAGACCATTGTTGCTTctaaagaaatgaaaagctttgtacctccctctctctccccttactctctctctctctttttcctcccttttcaaTGTGAGAGAAGTTTCAATAGAGCCAGCGGAGCTGACGCCTGATCTTAAGCAAGGCTGGCCAGCAGTAACTGAGGAAGCATTGCGAGACTGCAGATCCACAGTATTGGTGTGCAGTGGCCCCACAAAAGGCTAGTTTTGCAAGTGTGGTCGGTGCAATTGCCGTGATCAGTGGGATCGGTGGGTTTGGATCGTTAGACACGCAGGCTTGCTCTAACCCAGTTGACAGGGGAACGAAACTGGCCCAGCACTGAAATATAATCAGCCTTTTTGTGTGTATGATGAATCCATTCCCCAAGGGGCAGCAGTTTCCCTGATCTCTGTGGGGTTTCTGTGGTGTGAAATGCACTGTAGGAGGACCAGACAAAGGTAACCTGTCAACATCGCTGAAGTAGCTGAGGAGAAAGGGGACACTcttcaaaactgtcaaaaatcCACAAGTCTGCTAACTAAGCATACAGCATGACCCACTGCCATATCATTCTCACTCTCCCAGTGTCACTGTATTGTCTTAAAGCGGTGAGGGAGTTTTTACACATACCACCTGCTGTCAGTGCAGACCTGGTCTGTGTGAAACTGATTTCTGAGCTTCATTAGGAGATCCCCCTGCACTCTGGCTTTGGACGACGCACAATACAATGCATGTCTGCCTGACAGTTTCCGCTCAATAAGGCAGTGGAAAGCTGTTTAAAGCTGTTGAATATTGATGACAATAACCTGTATGTGGTATTCTTCACTATGACCATTGCCAGAATTTGACTGGCCAGCTCTGTAGCATAATTAAAGACTATGAGGTAAGCAAACCTTTTATAAACAAAGAGGTTTTGGAATAAAAATGTCACGCGTGCTCAGGAGACAAGGAGTGGGGTGTGAAAATATACTTGTTGGAGCCTTGAGTGGTGcctgaaaatgtcagtgcattTACTCAGCAGGTTCTGGACCATGTGAGTGCAGGCTCCGAGGCTCAAACCGGTGGAGTGAAACGCAACAAGTGGTTGCTCGAGTCGAGACAAATGTCCCTCCGTCACCACCAAATGGAGCGATGAGTCAACGTCTCTGGAAAACAAGGCTCAGACCCCAAGGGATGGGAGCCAGCCCTGGGCATAGGGGTCTCTGGGATACCATTTCCCTGATGCAGATGGGCCCTCTCCCCAGAGCTCTGCACAGTCGGTCTTGCGCCACATAAAGGAGAGTGAATGAAACAAATAGACAAAGACCACATGGAGAGTAGGACCACAGGGCCGGTTTACTGCCTGTGAACAATATCGCCCCTTTAGAAACCGCCACAAAGGAGTCCattactgtctttttttccacctcgCGTGTTCTTTTTGCCTTGCTGCAGCATTTTAGGTTTTGCCCCTTTTAGAGAGTGCGTCTTTGTCGATTTCAGTCTGTTCCTCTACCAGTCACAGCAGCTGGTTAACTCACTGAGAAGTGTAGAATGCAATGTTCagaaagtacacacacacataaagactgTAAGACAGGAAAATATGCCTTGTTGAGGCTGTGGACCTGTATTGTGTCTCATCTCATGGTCTGTTGGAGGGTGTATCTCATGAGGGAGGTGTCCACAGGGTTTCCGTGAAACAGAACCCTCAATCTCTCACTCTGCTTCGCTAAAGTGACCGCTAGGAGTATTTGTGAGTGTCACAGTACTGAAAGCAGGGACCATAAGACACAATGAATCTCTCAAAGCGCACATCCCACCCTGCATTCAGAGAGTGATGAAAAACTTCATTTACCGACTACAAGAGTGCATCTGTTTGTATTGTAAGAATTCCACTTTTTTGTCCCAACCAAATCACCAGGGTCCATTCTATAAGCCACACTCTGAGAAGtggcattctctctctctggtcctCTCTCTACTGGGTGGTTATCTGATTCTTTTCTTTGTGAACAACATACCTGAATACAAACTGAACACAGGCGGCAGTTCTTTTTCCCATCTCGAGAGTGCCATTCCAAGGAACCTCAATTAATGTGATGTACCCCTCACGGTTGTGTTTGAAAGGTCATATGCTAAATAAGGGGAGTGGTCGGGATAGCCAGGCCCTGTTATAAAGATCCCATAGACTAACAAACTGTGCAGAATTAATGAGATCTATAAAGCTTCCCAGACAGCCACAGTGGTGCCAATAAAGGCAGGAAAGGAcaacacagaaaggaagagCAAACAGGCAGCATTCATCTCTGTCCTTACAGAAgaagtctctctgtctcacacatacacacacacacatacaaactttaatgtacacaaacacacgaacacacacatacatacacacacaagtaggTATACACAAActtatgtacacacactcaaacattaGTACACACCtactcacatatgcacatacacaagcattaatacacagacacacacacacacacacatgtgcacacacttgtgcatgcacacacgtatgcacactcacacactcaaacaatGCAAACTGCAGTTAAAGAATCAGATGTATAGTCTTGCATCTCTGGAGATGTACTTGGCCTTTCCTGAAATGCCCTGTTGCCAAGAgattctccctctttctgcacAGGGGAGAAGAATAATTGTGGAAAGAcataatcaataaaataatatccATAACAGGTCTATGAATTTTTACGTTAACAAGATACAGAGGCAATGTAGCCAAAGGTTGATTTGATTTACCtaattaaatgatgaaaaacaggTCTGAATATGTGCATATTGTGTGTTTAAGGATGTAATACCAGAGGAATGAaaaaccgtgtgtgtgtgtgtgtgtgtgtgtgtgtgtgtgtgtgtgtgtgtgtgtgtgtgtgtatgtgtgtgtgtgtgtatgtgcaaaactgaacagaaacatCAGGCACAGTAAGACTCACAAGATACTTGATTAGATTTACATTTCTAGCTGTTTTATACTGGGTTACAGTATGCacattaaattttatatttcaagAATTAAATTCCCCTACCAgtttactcatttaaaaaatttgcTCTCTGATCTGGATGATTCATtatctgcagtgtgaaaagaccAACAGGTTAagaattttgtttaaaatgtctggTAATAAAAGAGAGCAGTGTGTACTAGTCACATTTTACTGATTTAAGTGGTTTGCTTTGAAATAACCATTTCATCAGAGTTTCATAGAGTTCTTCCTCTACCATTTGACCTGTGGGGCTTACAGCTTGCGTTTCAGTCGTTATCCTCCAGGCGTCCCAGGTGTTCCATGGTGGTCACTTGCCACGCCATTTGCTATATTCCGTCCGTGGTGAGATTAGTCATTCGGTGGGTTCAACGAGTTGGACTAATTGACATAATCAATtaaatttttgcatttaaaacacCTGTGGCGGTTTTACAATAAAAACTCATAGTTTTTAGCTCATAAGCAAAGTATTCATAAATCATTCTTTCAAGGACCGTCACCTTTTCCAGTATGTGCTTCATAACATTgaattctgaatgtttttttttttttttgaaaaatgtaccaCAAATTTCATGTTCAATTATGAACACTGAATAGCCACCCTGCTTTCAGCCCTGAGTACTCTTTAATTACTCAGTGTAATAGtattgtgttatttattattgtattcaAATTATAAGCCTGCCCCATCAGGAACAACAAAGTGATtttattaaagcattttattctTGTCTGTCTTGGATTTTAGTTTAAGCTGTGCTGCTAAAGCAAGCATAACGTATCATACCACTTTCCTTCCTAACCAATCCCTGCGTTCATGAGACATTGATAATGgaatgcaaaaaatacaaaatgtaatgacTAATAATGGTCTGCAAAAACTGTAATACATACAGTGTTTCAAGCTAATGCCAGGAGAAAGGATTATTCAGTGTGATCTTCAAAATCCCATCTACATATAACCACTGTTTCATAAGAATTTTAACAATGTTTCCTCcatgaatatgtaaaaaaaagcatatgaCCTGGCTGCCTTTGAGTCTGCTAAAAAAAGCATATGACCTGGCTGCCTTTGAGTCtgctaaaaaaaattatatatatatacatatatatatatatatatatatatatatatatatatattgtattttgcaATGACCGAAATAAAACACATTAGTGTGTATGTTAAGCTGcacaaacagatacagaaaCACCAGTAACACAATAACAATAGTTACTGTATAATACAGTGTTACAATAAGCTTGACACATCAGATTTATTTGGTTTACCTTTAAAGAAATGTGAGTacacaaatttatttaaagcgATGTCTAATCCCCTGGTTTTACTTGCACCATGTTAGAAACAGGAGCTTTATGTGAGATCTGATTAATTTTAGTCAGACACAATTATATGCAAGGATATTATTTTTGAAGTAGTTTTTCATCCCGTGGAATTGCCACAATAATACTAACAAAGCAAATCCTGGAAATTTTATGCAGACTTGCTCTTTATTACCTGATCTTAAAACAGCATAAAACCTCCACACTGTATGGGATACAGTGTGCATCCTCTTCTACATCACTTTCTAAGGGAACCCCTTCTGGCTAAATGTCAAATACTTTTTCATTGGTGAGTTACAATGCTTTTACTGCCTTCTAGTGGAAGATTTTAAATCCTACAGAGCTGTAATAGTGGAGGTAGCAAAACTTGTAAGTGCCCAATATCTTGTAGTTTAGACATATAGCCTTCTTGGACAGAAAACTACCTCTTTGTGTATGGATATGGATTGTGTCTCATGGAACTCTTACACTATGTTAAACAGTGCTCACAACATTTGTTAAACAGGAATGGAGTCACATAC
Encoded here:
- the si:ch211-153f2.3 gene encoding uncharacterized protein si:ch211-153f2.3 — translated: MEVVLTRLRDFSCKAATFDNCKSVGMAVCGSSSRDGCGAEGGQRGAHGAGDHSPIQLDIESALEWLRRELMEMRSQDQVLIRQLMDLHAGIQELKLEYTEAEAEEEEEEEEEEEGWDSGGEAGGGSIYSSSGEVGFSSSPSASSMPVASLFYPGRSLPRRAFSRRSSVP